GAACAATATAGCAAAAGGTAGTCATAAAATACTCACTGCTAAAAATGTAAGATTACTGACAATGCTCTGTCCTGCTTCTTGTCGATGAAGCACAAGCTGAGCTGCATTTCCTATATCTCCACCAGCAACCGCTAAACAGTGTCTAGCCTCTGCCAGACTTGCTGCCGGAAACATTTCTTGCAAAAGTGCTACTTGATGCCAAGATGATTCCTGATGAAACAAATAAAttagtattttaaaatattattataaagaatatacaTAATACTGTATATTactaaaaagataaaaaattagCAAATTAAACTTTTCATAGAATTAGAAACAAGCAATAAATTGTAAAACAGATGAAGGCAACTTACTTCTGAGAAATATTCTCCACTAGAATCACTTCCAGCATCACTTGTTTCAGAGAGATGATGAACTCTCATTCTCTGTGTACCAGGAGGTAATAGTGCTGATAAACTAATATGACTTAAGGGATCATGAGGTTGACAATTTTCACTTCCTTTACTTTCTTGTCGTAATTTACTTTCAACATCCAACAACCATTTGGATACTGCTTCCTTTTCGATTGTAGAAAACTCAGGAAGACAAGCAGAAACCATTTCACACAATCCGTCAACATCCAAGTCTTCTTCGAGTGCACTTTCTTCTACCATACTCACCACATAACTGAGAACAATATCATCTAttaaactgaaaaaaaaatatcatatcATAGAGAGGAAAGATGAAATTAAAAAGCAATCAAGATGAATACTCTTTTTTAATCACATACAATGAAGGTTATTTAAATGTTTTTACCTCAATTGGGCAGTAGGCACTTCCTTGCTCACAAAACTAAATAAGGACTTCTTCACTAACTCTTCTTTTTCATCCATTGTTCGATTCATCCTAGAATAATTATGCAAAGCAACTTAGTTAGAAACTTGGTTTTATCATGATATTTTTTAGACATTGAAttatcaacaaaatttttgatAGCAtactttattttactttaattatatttttcattaaaagaagtaaatttaacaataattacaaTCAGTAGCAGATAACATTTTTATAGAACAAAATTCAGATTTTTTGAAGTGcaagtattataaatttaattttgaaaaaaattaacgttttttacgaagtatgtaaaaaaatatatacttttcAATTACGTTTAATTCCGGCATAAAAAATAATCCGAACAGTCTGTTAAATAAATGTTCATCAACTATGAATCTTTTAATATGAGCGAGCCTGAACTATTCAATTTATGGTACAGTAAATTAATTGCATTGACTAACTAAAAGTTGTCGATGACTTACGTCGGCGTTGAAACTTTGTTTCAGAAATTTTAGTTTTGAAAGCTACTCGCGGTTCAGTGATTTGCTTTCTAGTTAGGTTAAGAGAAATAAggcaaaacggagaatagagtCAGTAGTGAAATCGTTTTGAACAAAGAATTCGCACTGTGGTCTCATcccttatgaaaaaaaaaattgtattttttagcATGCtaaaaggagaaaaatatataagGAGGGTGGcaaagagaaatgaaaaaaggacGAGGAGAAATTGACAGGAAAAGTGGTAGTAGCGCCAGTCAACTCCAGTTCTCAACATTTCCGTTCGTCAACGAGAATGAAAGAATTCCGCGGAGTAACATTAATGTAATTCACCACAAAAGTGCAGACGAATACGAACCTGATTTTATTCACTTGCTTGAA
The Ptiloglossa arizonensis isolate GNS036 chromosome 3, iyPtiAriz1_principal, whole genome shotgun sequence genome window above contains:
- the LOC143144329 gene encoding CUE domain-containing protein 2-A encodes the protein MNRTMDEKEELVKKSLFSFVSKEVPTAQLSLIDDIVLSYVVSMVEESALEEDLDVDGLCEMVSACLPEFSTIEKEAVSKWLLDVESKLRQESKGSENCQPHDPLSHISLSALLPPGTQRMRVHHLSETSDAGSDSSGEYFSEESSWHQVALLQEMFPAASLAEARHCLAVAGGDIGNAAQLVLHRQEAGQSIVSNLTFLAPNARNKARVNDEELKSRIIARYSYVDRDDDSREHRPVAPKTEPKKLVRYLDNKIVSVKGERYTEVRRGGEEEDGNEGGRKRGHCRP